The Methanosphaera stadtmanae DSM 3091 genome includes a window with the following:
- the dnaJ gene encoding molecular chaperone DnaJ, which translates to MADKRDYYEVLGVDKNADKKTIKKAYRKLAMKYHPDVNHEEGAEEKFKELSEAYGVLSDDEKRKRYDQFGHAGMDGFSQEDIFNNINFEDIFNGFGFGGGSQGGFGSIFDLFGFGGESSGPSGRGQDISQIVELTLEEVASGVSKDLDVRHKKKCPKCNGTRAEPGSSVKTCPQCNGAGQVKQVQNTPLGQFATVSKCPQCNGEGQHVEKPCTECHGSGLKTTTNKISINIPAGVETGTKLRVSGEGDDGIRGAPSGDLYVTIKVLKHDLFRREGQDLFYDLPISYVQACLGDSVDVPTIDGEASLNIPAGTQSGSTFKLRGEGIKSLNWSGKGNLYVKVQVVVPKKLSAKQKEVLKEFADVSGEEISHVKKGLLDKIFTK; encoded by the coding sequence ATGGCAGATAAGAGAGATTATTATGAAGTATTAGGTGTAGATAAAAACGCTGATAAGAAAACAATTAAAAAAGCTTATCGAAAATTGGCTATGAAATATCACCCAGATGTAAATCATGAGGAGGGTGCTGAGGAAAAATTCAAAGAATTAAGTGAAGCATATGGTGTACTATCTGATGATGAAAAAAGAAAAAGATATGATCAATTTGGTCATGCAGGTATGGACGGATTCAGTCAAGAAGATATCTTTAACAACATAAACTTTGAAGATATTTTCAATGGTTTTGGATTTGGTGGTGGATCCCAAGGTGGATTTGGAAGTATTTTTGACCTATTTGGATTTGGTGGAGAATCATCTGGTCCTTCTGGAAGAGGGCAGGATATTTCACAAATAGTAGAATTAACACTTGAAGAAGTAGCTAGTGGTGTATCTAAGGATTTAGATGTTAGACATAAGAAAAAATGTCCAAAATGTAATGGAACTCGTGCAGAACCAGGGTCTTCTGTAAAAACATGTCCTCAATGTAATGGTGCTGGACAAGTAAAACAAGTACAAAACACTCCACTTGGACAGTTTGCAACAGTCTCTAAATGTCCTCAATGTAATGGTGAAGGGCAACACGTTGAAAAACCATGTACAGAATGTCATGGTTCTGGATTAAAAACAACCACCAATAAAATTTCAATAAACATACCAGCTGGTGTGGAAACTGGAACAAAACTACGTGTTTCTGGTGAAGGTGATGATGGAATTAGGGGTGCTCCTTCTGGAGATTTGTATGTAACTATAAAAGTTTTAAAACACGATCTATTTAGAAGAGAAGGCCAAGATTTATTCTATGATCTACCAATAAGTTATGTGCAAGCATGTTTAGGAGATTCTGTTGATGTTCCAACAATTGATGGTGAAGCTTCTCTTAATATTCCAGCAGGTACACAAAGTGGAAGTACATTTAAATTAAGAGGAGAGGGTATTAAGAGTCTTAACTGGTCAGGAAAAGGAAACTTGTATGTTAAAGTGCAGGTTGTTGTTCCTAAAAAATTATCTGCTAAACAGAAAGAAGTACTTAAAGAGTTTGCTGATGTTAGTGGAGAAGAAATATCTCATGTTAAAAAAGGACTTCTTGATAAAATTTTTACTAAATAA